A genomic stretch from Sulfobacillus thermosulfidooxidans includes:
- a CDS encoding DUF6671 family protein, whose amino-acid sequence MTLGPKWDHPYRGQKVALATKHEKEQVVGPPLRETVGLEVCVPPYLDTDVLGTFSGEIPRNGTPQEVVIRKARMGMAALDLPLGLASEGSFGPHPQLLFVPGHHELLAFVDDQLGIEITEQIISTETNYAHIEARSLDDVGDFLKRAQFPSHGLIVRPNSGFSSGLLFKGIINSDDLKKAIEQCAAVSEDHLAHVETDMRAHMNPSRQRVLYELAMKLGHRLAAQCPQCGTPGWGMVDVIRGLPCAWCGEETSLVKAEVYGCALCDYRETHPRSDGLEVAAPANCPWCNP is encoded by the coding sequence ATGACGCTCGGACCAAAATGGGACCACCCCTATCGTGGTCAGAAGGTGGCTTTGGCCACGAAACATGAAAAAGAACAAGTGGTGGGACCTCCTTTACGGGAGACGGTAGGGCTTGAAGTTTGTGTTCCTCCATACCTGGATACTGATGTCTTGGGCACTTTTAGTGGTGAAATTCCTCGTAATGGGACGCCACAGGAGGTGGTGATTCGCAAAGCCAGAATGGGAATGGCTGCGTTAGATCTTCCGTTGGGACTGGCCAGTGAAGGAAGTTTTGGTCCCCATCCCCAATTGTTATTTGTGCCGGGGCATCATGAACTTCTGGCATTCGTCGATGATCAACTCGGCATTGAAATAACGGAACAGATAATCAGTACAGAGACGAATTATGCACATATCGAAGCCCGTAGTCTCGATGATGTCGGTGATTTTCTTAAGCGGGCACAATTTCCCTCACACGGCTTAATTGTCCGGCCTAACTCGGGATTTTCCTCGGGCTTATTGTTCAAGGGCATTATCAATTCTGATGATCTGAAAAAAGCTATCGAACAATGTGCGGCGGTGTCCGAAGATCACTTAGCCCACGTCGAAACCGATATGCGCGCCCATATGAATCCTAGCAGGCAGCGCGTACTCTATGAACTCGCCATGAAACTGGGTCACCGGCTTGCTGCTCAATGCCCTCAATGTGGAACACCCGGCTGGGGAATGGTCGATGTAATTCGCGGATTACCTTGTGCCTGGTGCGGGGAAGAGACCTCGTTGGTGAAAGCTGAAGTTTACGGATGTGCCTTATGTGACTACCGCGAAACGCATCCGCGGTCGGACGGATTAGAAGTGGCGGCGC
- a CDS encoding HAD hydrolase-like protein: protein MPGYSVVLCDLDGTLSDPKEGITHSVQYALRKMAVASVPQSDELTAFIGPPLHESFMCWGLTESEAWRAVTYYREYFSVHGLYENYLYPRVRETLERLAHNQIALWLATSKPTGFSEQILEFFGLRSLFTGVVGSDFDGTGAHKVDVLQKIVEKNSGLGREHFLMVGDHEQDILAASRWEIDCAAVEYGYGLRTALHEAHPTYWIKRFDEIYPIVMGNIKPGQ, encoded by the coding sequence ATGCCCGGATATTCGGTTGTGTTGTGTGATTTGGACGGGACTCTTAGTGATCCCAAAGAAGGAATTACCCATTCCGTTCAGTATGCCTTGCGAAAAATGGCGGTGGCATCCGTTCCCCAATCTGATGAACTCACCGCATTTATTGGCCCGCCTCTTCACGAATCCTTTATGTGCTGGGGATTGACGGAATCAGAGGCATGGCGCGCGGTGACATATTACCGGGAATATTTTTCCGTGCACGGACTTTATGAAAACTATTTATACCCGCGGGTGAGGGAGACCTTGGAAAGGCTTGCCCATAACCAGATTGCCCTATGGCTCGCTACCTCTAAGCCAACAGGATTTAGTGAACAAATTTTAGAGTTTTTTGGGTTGCGATCGTTGTTTACTGGCGTCGTTGGAAGTGATTTTGATGGGACAGGCGCGCATAAAGTTGATGTGTTGCAAAAGATTGTCGAGAAAAATTCTGGGCTCGGCCGCGAGCATTTTCTTATGGTAGGCGATCATGAACAGGACATCCTTGCTGCCTCAAGATGGGAGATAGATTGCGCGGCGGTAGAATACGGTTATGGGTTACGTACGGCTCTTCATGAGGCCCATCCGACTTATTGGATAAAACGGTTTGATGAAATTTATCCTATTGTAATGGGCAACATTAAGCCCGGGCAATAA